The genomic DNA GATTGCGTCAATGTTGTTGGTCTTGTATAAAGCTACCGTATCTGACGGCGTCGGGAGGTTGTTGCCGTTTCGGCCGTAACATACTCCGGTTATGTCCCCTGCTACACCTAAAAGAGAGCAGAAAAAAGGTTAGTTTACCGGTGATAAACCGATCCGGTTTATGATTCAAATCGATTGTAGCAGAATTAAACCGAGTAAATGTAAGAGAAATGAAATNTATCACCGTCGATCACTATAGGTGTTTGGGACTTGAAACTAGCGTAGTCTAGCGATATATCGTTTGTATTCGACGCGTATGCGAAGTAAGGGTACACGTTGGCCATGAGCGGCGAGTTCGTCTGAGAGAGTATCGATGAGATCTCAGTCATGATCTCGGTTAGGTCAGGGAGGAACGTTGCGGCTGAAGGTGGATATGTATTGGCCAAAGCGGTCATCGCTAAAACCGTCGTGACGGAGATTCCCGTGATGCCGGAACTCGTAAGCGCGGCGTTTACGTTTCTGATAGCGGCGGGTACGAATGGAGCGATGTCTGATGGGAAGACTTCGTTGCCGATCGTGATCCATTTGATGGAGACGTCGTTTATGTAAGGTATGATCGAGGTGGAGACAAAGTTGGTTGCGGCTGCTGGGTCTTGTGCTAGGGATTGGATTTCTTCGTTTCGTGGACCAAACATGACCGAGAGACCTGAGCCACGGAGGGCTTCAAGCATGTCGGCGAATGGCTCGTACATACGGATTGCGTCAATGTTGTTGGTCTTGTATAAAGCTACCGTATCTGACGGCGTCGGGAGGTTGTTGCCGTTTCGGCCGTAACATACTCCGGTTATGTCCCCTGCTACACCTAAAAGAGAGCAGAAAAAAGGTTAGTTTACCGGTGATAAACCGATCCGGTTTATGATTCAAATCGATTGTAGCAGAATTAAACCGAGTAAATGTAAGAgaaatgaaattgaaattgaagcACACGGTTCGGTTTAATCAAAGGGAGTCTTTTTACCAGCCGGGCAAAGGATTTGGATGGAGAGGAGCAGGAAGATAGCAACAGCTAAACCGGTTGGTTTGGAATCCATTGATGTGTGTGATTTCATGATGCGTGTGAAATATATATTAGGAGAGAATTGATATGATTCTTCTAATGTTTAGGTGTATGTTTGAAGATGTTCGTTCATGTTGGCGAATGTGGAATATATTTATAGGTGATTTTTTGCTTGGAAGCATGCGTAACTACTTAATGACATTTCATTGTGGATCTTTCTAATGCAATCAAGGCTATTAAGTCTTAAGTATCAAATGtagtaacattttaataaaaatatatttagcgTGGATTATAAATCTATAAACCATATTAATTACATACCAAATCTTTCTGTTGGACATTAAAACTGCACAAAACCAGCGGATTCCATATTAATCATATAATCCCGAAATTACCATCGTATAACATcccaaatctcaaacaaccataTCTAATAACATATTTCATCAAATTCATAATTAACCTTCTTAAAATAAAGCAAACTGTATATCTTGACGCCATAACTCAATAATTATAATCGCAATATtagtttctaaaatataatccatatattttcaaaatcacACATGCATATCGCaatattaatttctaaaatatatagcTTGGTCAACAAGATTATATCTAATCTCACATTAAACTCTATTGTCTCCTctaaactctataaatactGCTCATCACTGTAACTCATAACACctctaaaattttcatatacacataataatttaataggTGTAAAACGGTCACAAACCATGCTAAGCCACGTAGTAATTGATACAcctaataataatgaaaaagatCATCAAGTCCTGTTGAGAAATGGACAAAGctattaaaataaagaaagctCAAATGGcgacaagatttttttttttaaatgaatggGAAAtgagttttaacttttaagtatcGCAGTTGCACCTAGTTTATACAGCTGATAAAACTAAACAAGTTAGCCGTTAGCGTTATAGCTTTgtcatttaattaaatttaatggccgatcaaactattttatttgtccACTATTATGGTCATTTGGGTTGGCGtcgagctttttttttttttgggttgtttgTGTTTAACTCTTTATATCATAGGACCACCTACTCATTCCTAAAATAGAGTCAAGAACGTTGGTGACAAAAACAAAGGAGTCGAGAACGTTTcagattttgaatatataatccTAAAAACGTAAACataatttacaacaaaaaaatcaaattgataaAGTATTTTATCGTATTAAACTGCAAACTCactatattttaaagtaaaaaatttattatataacaacatttgctcaaactctattatatattttattttaaaatagaagaagTGATGACATTGCTTTATATTTAGAGTAATTatactttcaactttgttttttatACTAACTTTATCATAACGtcaaaaatagagtaatactagattttaatccgcggtacacgggacaatttttaaaaaaataataacattttaatttttttttattttttatatttagtttgttttgtttaattaaacaataattttgtttggattgtcaattattagaacaataataggggaaataaatacataaatatgtaaattataagCTATTATcggattaagtcacaattttaccaatgctttaattgttttacacaattttagttaaattaccctgatttaatatgtctaatattcttatattagtggtattgaccaaataattaaatgaaaatttaatttgtgtttcaaaaccgaattaataatattttatatttatactaaagtTAATTCAAACtgtcatgttaataacatgtcccactatataacaacaaaccgtcatattagtggtttaacccgtgtttcaaaaccgtcatattagtggttttggttgtgtgttgtgtttcgtttgtgaagttgatatttatacatggaaaatgtttgatgagcaaggagtttacgATTCGTAGcaataaaagaaagattttagtgttttcctatttgagttgataacattatcgcaaaataatattcagtttcttaacacggtatatactatattaaatatttttcttgatgctaaagttaaatatacccgattattgagtttctaaaaattgggttctcgtttttatgaactttattaacgttataataattattgcgattgtaatcatttgttactcaaactcggctgtgtcatttaaatttaagagatcatacagtctctaaagatctattaaaatagatttggagatttttatggaattaaaaatttaatgcgtagagttgtGTTTGGAAACATCAGAAAGTATAGATATTGTCAAGCTGATTATGGCAATAAgtgtaaataaatttgttagATTAATATAGTTCTATTAAATGAATTTCCaggaattgttattttaggaaaatagttaggggttaatgttgtaaataaaacaaactaaataacCAAAGCTTCAAGGGCATAAcgcaaaatgtacttcaaaaataataatatagatattaaaaaatcatgttttattttaggattattctatattaaagtaaaaatgaaGATGTACATTAGAGATGGTTGAGTACCGAATACTTAATCTGTATATAcattttgaagtacattttgggttctacccttttatttgtacttatttacaaagttaatccctaaaaaatttccaaaaatagcattacttcagattttgtttcctaaatattttacatcccattctaactaaaaaaatacagcataatcaatatagaaacaaaaactatgatatatttaactacACCTTCTATTGTAGTATTGTGTATTGAAGATATTATACCTCTCAATCCTTtgcaaacaagaaaaacaacaatttgattcctattttgttttccaaaacctgtgagttttgattcttaacgtaagaagaactttgattcacatttatttaaatattataatcaatatatataaacttaatttttttaaaaaatattacaaatatgtaaaattaaaattttttaaaatactatataatatggttatatattagatggattataaagagaacatgttggaattaataaaatatcattaaatttaacACGgcttaaatctttattttattatttgtcaacactattaatattagaatatatgacatataaaaattaagttaatTTAACTAATATTTTGTATAAGAATTAAATCATTAGAGAAAATGTGATTTaacatagcgtataaatgacttactatgtatttagatcccttatttttttgttataataatcaaaaatcaaattagaatatcaaacattaaacaaaacaaactaaatataacaaacaaatggtaataaagtatattgcgggttaaaaaattaatataaatatttagccgcacaaacggttggaaaatttagttattccactatttgcaaaacatccaatatttaacaaacaaatatagtataaaatataaataataataaaaattatatacacacagtgtaccgcggattaaaatctagtttgcGAGATATTAATAAAGTTGTCGGTTTGCTTGCTAGAATTTTTAGATATTAAAGGAAAGTAATTTTTATAAAGAACATTTGAAATACCGTAAtacaaaatcttataataaaaataaaaacttgaggTTCCAATTTGGTAATTGATCATTTTCAACATTTCATTAAAAACGTTAGAAATAACGTAGTAATacacataaaataattaaaacacatagCTCTCTagttatcccctatataataaaacggaagtacacgacattttttgtagactatataatagatatatttatgattttttggttataaacttgtgacatagatgtatcataatatacgggttagtctgatttttggtaagtaaggatagtatggatttagttaattatagtaacatataaattaattataggtaacatttaaaagataaggaaatctctcaacctaattaaaacaaaaatatgtgattcttctttcacatttattttattttatatttaaattattttaattttttatctaatatatttagttaataaaatttatgatttttctgcatatgatgtaatttaaagtttttaattctaacatatattgctcaactgatgaataaaaaaaatatacaaaatgctttacatcacctaagaaaactaggcaaagattcaaagtcatattaataaaaaaaagaccaaaatgattATGAATACGAATGAGCATAAATCTTGATTTatcatgaaattaaaaattttatacattttattatggttctttattttaaataatttcaacttttaataactttaaaaattcaaatgtataactttttaaaattttaaaagattattaatatttcaactattaaaatatttatctttttataaaatgtttaagatatgaataatatttaaactttataagaagtacaaatattacaagtatttcaatttctaaaataataaaatttattcaaacattttaaattttaataatatatacgaattaaaatatcatgacgggttatatggcagaacatgtttgagttgatattaatagaaaattaaaatgtcattaattcggtgctacacgggtaaaatatcatctcattattttgtgaactttttaaaaactttaaagattattaatatttcaattattaaaacatttaatttttataactgtttaagatattcataatatttaaactttataagaagttcaaatattataagtagttaaatttctaaaaaaacaaaaaaatttattaaaacattttaaattttaaaaatatatttagatttttatgaagttttttcNattcttctttcacatttattttattttatatttaaattattttaattttttatctaatatatttagttaataaaatttatgatttttctgcatatgatgtaatttaaagtttttaattctaacatatattgctcaactgatgaataaaaaaaatatacaaaatgctttacatcacctaagaaaactaggcaaagattcaaagtcatattaataaaaaaaagaccaaaatgattATGAATACGAATGAGCATAAATCTTGATTTatcatgaaattaaaaattttatacattttattatggttctttattttaaataatttcaacttttaataactttaaaaattcaaatgtataactttttaaaattttaaaagattattaatatttcaactattaaaatatttatctttttataaaatgtttaagatatgaataatatttaaactttataagaagtacaaatattacaagtatttcaatttctaaaataataaaatttattcaaacattttaaattttaataatatatacgaattaaaatatcatgacgggttatatggcagaacatgtttgagttgatattaatagaaaattaaaatgtcattaattcggtgctacacgggtaaaatatcatctcattattttgtgaactttttaaaaactttaaagattattaatatttcaattattaaaacatttaatttttataactgtttaagatattcataatatttaaactttataagaagttcaaatattataagtagttaaatttctaaaaaaacaaaaaaatttattaaaacattttaaattttaaaaatatatttagatttttatgaagttttttctgTGGTGTACAACGAATTAAAGTATCACACGACGGGTTATATGGCTagacatgtttgagtagatattaatagaaacttaaaatatcattaattcggtgctacatggataaaatatcatctcattattttgttaacaatatgaatattagattaatagacgtatctaattaaatcgattaattaatactgtaacaaaataattaatatgcggtatagtgtaggttaagtcatataattaacaatcaaaattcaatatataattttaaaaactaaacaaatcgaataaaattaacaaacaaaaattaatatttttatcaaataacttaaactgcagtgtaccgcgggtcaaaaTCTATATCTACTAGAgtagatcttacaaaatagatgttattttcataagttatattcaacatatgatttcatggtatagtgtttgagaaaaaaaattaaaagaaatgaaacaatcatatatataacattttaaataaaaattacaaaataaataaaataaatgttaacccGTGctattcaacatatgatttcatggtaaagtgtttgagaaaaaaaattaaaaaaaatgaaacaatcaaatatataatattttaaataaaaattacaaaataaatcaaataaatgttAACCCGTGCTCTAACACGGATCCAATTCTAGTATAATATCATTAAGTCAGCCAAATTACATGTCAGTAAAATCTAGTTCGGCCATCAATTCAGTGTAGTTCGTTTATTTTTGTCCACTCAACAAATGTGAAAGCCAAAGCAGTCAGTTTGTAAGTACTAAATAGCGGATTCTAGTTTAATTAGTGGGCACAATGAGTCATTTTCATATTAATAATGTACAGCATATATATGTAGATCACATGCAATTAATACATACATTATCTTTCTTCTAAATCAAATCATATTAttgtatctatattaacatttttgaagtatattttggtttatgccctttaagttttaattatttaatttttttttacaacattaacccctaaaacaattttataaataacattgcaaagaaactcaaatactaaactttcttaaattgaccaacatttattacatttattgccataaaatcttaacaacatctatacatccctatttttccaaaaacaactctacctattaaagttttaacccattaaatctcaaaaactatttttatggatgcttgaatctctcaaatttaaatgatgtacaacaaattttccataacaaaagtttacaatatccataattatattaacattaataaatttcctaaaccgaaaatccaattataaaatgtcacattaaatatgttgaaaaccccatataatttggtctattttttatttttttgaggaattaccaagaaaattaaaattctattaattatcataaactatatatattgacatggaaaaattataaactatataagtatgctaatttggtaaaacaattaatataattaaacttgataaaaaacttattttgattacttttttttacgcaaaaaaattattttgattttggtgagacgagTTGGCATTAATCCTATACAAgtagttaagtggaattgtttttttttttgaaacacttttagatgtgtaccaggagataaatgtattactagactatacatataccacacgggttaaaaccttgaaaatactacaaaaatcctatattttgaatacttatatcaaatacctgtaaaattttatatttttaaaattaataaaacaataatataaattttaaatttttaaaattaaaaatattgtcccgcggtgtaccgtgggttaaatcctagtattTTATTGAAATCGAGCAAATCCAAGACCAAAAATAGAGTGGTATACATTATCATCATAAACAATACGAAGAACTAAAAAGAGAAATCTGATTTGGATCTAATTGATCTTATAGAAAAGGTAACGACCGAAATCTCAATTTACTACAAAAGAGGGATCAAATAACAATTAAAGAGTAAGGGGGaggtaaaaaaaagaagcatatcCCGTACGAATGAATTAACGTGGTCGTATCTCGTGAGTCATCTAACGAGTAAAAATCAAACACGTGTCGAAATAAAGGAGGTGCACGAGTGCTACACTACGCCTCACACCTCTCTATCATATTCTCTGAATAAAAAAGctggcaacaaaaaaaaaaaaaaactcttgccAAAAAAATGAACCGTTCCTCTGTTGCCTGCAAATAACGCGAAAAAATCtctctggaaaaaaaaaaaaagaaaaaaaaagaaccgaACCA from Camelina sativa cultivar DH55 chromosome 7, Cs, whole genome shotgun sequence includes the following:
- the LOC109125494 gene encoding glucan endo-1,3-beta-glucosidase-like, which produces MDSKPTGLAVAIFLLLSIQILCPAGVAGDITGVCYGRNGNNLPTPSDTVALYKTNNIDAIRMYEPFADMLEALRGSGLSVMFGPRNEEIQSLAQDPAAATNFVSTSIIPYINDVSIKWITIGNEVFPSDIAPFVPAAIRNVNAALTSSGITGISVTTVLAMTALANTYPPSAATFLPDLTEIMTEISSILSQTNSPLMANVYPYFAYASNTNDISLDYASFKSQTPIVIDGDXFHFSYIYSV